The following are encoded together in the Nitrospira sp. genome:
- a CDS encoding UMP kinase, translating to MSSAKYRRLLLKVSGEMLAGEQGYGIQPSILETLAAEIASVVALDVQVAIVIGGGNIFRGIAASASGMERASADYMGMLATVLNALALQNALERIGIITRVQSAIEMRQLAEGYIRRRAIRHLEKNRVVIFAGGTGNPYFSTDTAAALRAMEISAQVIMKGTKVDGIYDADPVSHPMAKKYDRISFLAILNQNLKVMDSTAISLCMDNKLPLVVFNLKVPGNFKRVALGEPIGTIVSIGDR from the coding sequence ATGAGTTCTGCCAAATACCGACGCCTCCTGCTCAAAGTCAGTGGGGAGATGTTGGCTGGTGAGCAGGGTTACGGCATCCAACCCTCTATTCTAGAAACGCTTGCAGCAGAGATCGCCTCCGTCGTGGCGCTTGACGTACAAGTGGCCATTGTCATAGGGGGTGGTAATATCTTTCGAGGGATCGCCGCGAGTGCGTCCGGTATGGAGCGGGCTTCCGCCGACTATATGGGGATGCTGGCGACAGTTCTCAACGCATTGGCGCTTCAAAACGCGTTGGAGCGCATTGGGATTATCACCCGGGTTCAATCTGCCATCGAGATGCGTCAGTTGGCAGAAGGCTATATTCGTCGGCGGGCGATTCGCCATCTCGAAAAGAACCGAGTGGTCATTTTCGCCGGCGGCACCGGGAACCCCTACTTCTCGACGGATACGGCGGCTGCGCTCCGGGCCATGGAGATCAGTGCGCAGGTCATCATGAAGGGTACCAAAGTTGACGGGATTTATGATGCAGACCCAGTCAGCCATCCCATGGCAAAGAAGTACGATCGGATTTCCTTTCTCGCTATTCTGAATCAGAATCTCAAAGTGATGGACTCAACAGCCATCAGTCTTTGTATGGATAATAAACTGCCGCTCGTCGTCTTCAACCTCAAGGTGCCCGGTAACTTCAAACGAGTGGCTTTGGGCGAGCCGATTGGGACCATCGTCTCGATCGGTGATCGTTGA
- a CDS encoding N-acetyl-gamma-glutamyl-phosphate reductase, whose product MGKKFRVAIAGASGYAGAELVRLASTHPYFAITAVTSEKSAGQSVASVFPSLTGIVDHWFEALAPDVLAERADAIFLALPHTKSQDPVATCIKAGKFVVDLSADYRLKDVGTYERWYQTPHAYPQLLKEAVYGLPELHRRAIAEAKLVASPGCYPTAAILQLAPLFANGLVQPETIVIDAKSGVSGAGRSPALPYHFPEAHESLEPYKIGQHRHTPEIEQELSGLQEQVGPVTVTFTPHLVPMNRGILSTAYCRLTQAMPLADLRNLYREFYKGERFVRLYDDIVPNPRYIKGTNYCDIGVYADARAGWVVTVAAVDNLVKGAAGQAIQAMNLMLGLPEETGLTAPGSYP is encoded by the coding sequence ATGGGGAAGAAATTTCGAGTCGCCATTGCAGGAGCGAGTGGGTATGCCGGTGCAGAATTAGTGCGTCTGGCTTCGACTCATCCATATTTCGCCATCACAGCCGTCACCTCTGAAAAGTCAGCGGGGCAATCGGTTGCATCCGTGTTCCCGAGCCTCACAGGGATTGTCGATCACTGGTTTGAAGCGTTGGCACCGGATGTCTTGGCCGAACGGGCGGACGCGATTTTTCTCGCCCTTCCGCATACGAAGTCGCAGGATCCGGTTGCTACTTGCATCAAGGCCGGCAAGTTCGTCGTGGACCTCAGCGCTGACTATCGTTTAAAGGATGTGGGCACCTATGAACGATGGTATCAGACTCCACATGCCTACCCACAGCTCCTTAAGGAAGCGGTCTACGGCCTACCGGAACTCCATCGACGCGCTATTGCAGAAGCAAAACTCGTCGCGTCTCCCGGTTGTTATCCCACTGCCGCTATTCTCCAGCTGGCGCCGCTCTTTGCCAACGGGCTGGTGCAGCCGGAGACGATCGTCATCGATGCCAAGTCTGGGGTGTCTGGAGCGGGACGGAGTCCGGCCCTCCCCTATCATTTCCCCGAGGCACATGAATCGCTCGAACCCTACAAGATTGGACAACATCGTCATACCCCTGAAATCGAGCAAGAGCTCTCTGGTTTGCAAGAGCAAGTTGGCCCGGTCACGGTGACGTTCACTCCCCACCTTGTTCCGATGAATCGTGGGATTTTGAGCACAGCCTATTGCCGACTGACTCAAGCAATGCCGCTCGCGGACCTTCGAAACTTGTACCGAGAGTTCTACAAAGGTGAACGATTTGTTCGGCTGTACGACGATATCGTGCCGAATCCCCGCTACATTAAGGGGACAAACTACTGCGATATTGGCGTGTACGCGGACGCTCGGGCTGGATGGGTCGTGACCGTGGCAGCCGTCGATAATCTTGTCAAAGGAGCTGCGGGGCAAGCCATTCAAGCCATGAATCTCATGTTGGGTCTTCCAGAAGAGACCGGCCTGACTGCTCCCGGAAGCTATCCATAA
- a CDS encoding bifunctional nuclease family protein, producing MITQMQVKGLMFDPYNNAYIVILRDDDQVEMLPIWVGKAEASSISLALEKVAPPRPMTHDFMKSYLDAFDAKVISVVITDLNENTYFAKIHLMYGDSEYAVDSRPSDAIALALRTQAPIFASESVIRKQSSEELGQWLENLKPEDFGKLDS from the coding sequence ATGATTACGCAGATGCAGGTCAAGGGGTTGATGTTCGACCCCTACAACAATGCGTACATCGTCATTCTGCGAGACGATGATCAGGTTGAGATGCTCCCGATCTGGGTCGGCAAAGCCGAAGCCAGTTCGATCAGTTTGGCGCTAGAAAAAGTGGCCCCTCCCCGTCCCATGACGCATGACTTCATGAAATCCTATTTGGATGCTTTTGATGCCAAAGTGATCAGTGTGGTCATTACCGATCTGAACGAGAATACCTACTTTGCCAAGATTCATCTGATGTACGGTGATTCTGAGTATGCCGTGGATTCGCGTCCGAGCGATGCCATTGCGCTAGCGCTGCGGACCCAGGCGCCGATTTTTGCTAGTGAGTCGGTGATTCGCAAGCAAAGTTCGGAAGAGCTCGGACAATGGCTTGAAAATTTGAAGCCTGAAGACTTTGGAAAGCTGGATTCCTGA
- the rpsI gene encoding 30S ribosomal protein S9, giving the protein MAVVTQYATGRRKCAVARAWVTGTAGDITVNEKPLEQAFPRLTLRQIIQLPLEMAGVMGKYSISATVYGGGPTGQAGALRHAIARALVAMTPSTRGPLKKEGLLTRDSRVKERKKYGQKGARKRFQYSKR; this is encoded by the coding sequence ATGGCAGTCGTGACACAGTATGCAACGGGACGGAGAAAGTGTGCAGTGGCGCGAGCCTGGGTTACCGGGACCGCAGGTGACATTACCGTGAACGAGAAGCCGTTGGAGCAGGCGTTTCCACGTTTGACCCTGCGACAGATCATTCAATTGCCGCTCGAAATGGCAGGCGTCATGGGCAAGTATTCGATCAGCGCAACGGTCTATGGTGGAGGGCCGACAGGACAAGCCGGCGCGTTGCGGCATGCGATCGCCAGGGCATTGGTTGCCATGACGCCGTCAACCCGTGGTCCTCTCAAGAAGGAAGGGCTACTTACCCGTGATTCACGGGTGAAGGAGCGGAAGAAATACGGACAAAAGGGCGCCCGTAAGCGATTCCAGTACTCCAAACGCTAG
- the tsf gene encoding translation elongation factor Ts codes for MAGSSQLVKELREKTGAGILDCQKALTENGNDVEKAIDYLRQKGLAAAAKKAGRETNQGLIHSYIHMGGKIGVLIEVNCETDFVARNEEFKAFVNDLALQIAAAKPTFVKREDVPVDVAEKEKVIYEGQAKEMGKPAAAWPKIIEGKLEKFYQENCLMEQSFIKDPAVTVKDLLAQKISKIGENMNIRRFTRYQLGEV; via the coding sequence ATGGCAGGATCTAGTCAGCTCGTGAAGGAACTTCGGGAGAAAACAGGGGCCGGCATTTTGGATTGTCAGAAGGCGCTTACGGAGAACGGCAATGATGTCGAAAAAGCCATTGACTACTTGCGGCAGAAGGGTCTGGCGGCAGCGGCAAAAAAAGCTGGGCGTGAGACCAATCAAGGTCTGATCCATTCCTACATCCATATGGGGGGGAAGATCGGCGTCTTGATCGAGGTGAACTGCGAGACGGATTTCGTGGCTCGCAATGAAGAGTTCAAGGCATTCGTCAACGATCTCGCCCTGCAGATCGCCGCTGCAAAACCTACTTTTGTGAAGCGTGAGGACGTTCCTGTCGATGTGGCAGAGAAAGAAAAAGTGATCTACGAAGGCCAGGCGAAGGAAATGGGTAAACCGGCGGCCGCATGGCCCAAGATCATCGAAGGGAAGCTGGAGAAGTTCTATCAAGAAAACTGTTTGATGGAGCAGTCGTTCATCAAGGATCCGGCCGTGACGGTCAAAGATTTACTCGCACAAAAGATCTCGAAGATCGGTGAGAATATGAACATTCGCCGATTTACCCGTTATCAGTTGGGCGAAGTATGA
- the rplM gene encoding 50S ribosomal protein L13: MTTYFENPVHVKETWHLVDADGKTLGRLAARVAGVLRGKHRPTFTPNVDIGDHVVIVNAEKIQLTGGKLDKKLYHRHTGYPGGLKTASAKHIFQKDPAQLLITAIEGMLPKTPLGNGMAKKLRVYAGPNHPHQAQRPQPISL; the protein is encoded by the coding sequence ATGACGACGTACTTTGAGAATCCGGTTCATGTGAAAGAAACCTGGCATCTGGTGGATGCTGACGGCAAAACCCTGGGGCGTTTGGCGGCCAGAGTCGCCGGAGTGTTGCGCGGGAAGCATCGTCCGACGTTCACCCCGAACGTCGATATCGGCGACCATGTCGTTATTGTGAATGCGGAGAAAATCCAATTGACCGGCGGGAAGCTGGACAAGAAACTTTATCATCGTCATACCGGATATCCTGGAGGTTTGAAAACCGCCTCGGCCAAACACATCTTCCAAAAGGATCCGGCACAGCTGCTGATCACGGCAATTGAGGGGATGCTTCCGAAGACCCCGCTCGGAAATGGGATGGCCAAGAAACTTCGTGTCTATGCTGGACCCAATCATCCCCATCAGGCACAACGCCCACAGCCGATTTCACTCTGA
- the frr gene encoding ribosome recycling factor, whose product MSNAVPIRQAFVSHMDQSLEHLRRDLSGLRTGRASVALLDGIRVDYYGTMTPLKQIANVATPEARLITIQPWEPQLIKEIEKGIANAGLGVTPSNDGKIIRVPLPPLTEERRKELTKVCKKHGEETKVQIRGFRREANEELKKLQKDAKLTEDELRKAEHETQKLIEQYGQKIDDIIKKKEQEIMEV is encoded by the coding sequence ATGTCCAACGCTGTTCCTATTCGCCAGGCCTTTGTTTCCCACATGGATCAATCCTTAGAACATTTACGGAGGGATCTATCCGGTCTCCGAACTGGACGAGCGTCCGTCGCCCTGCTTGATGGGATTCGTGTCGATTATTACGGAACCATGACACCGTTAAAACAGATCGCCAATGTAGCGACGCCCGAAGCTCGATTGATCACCATCCAACCCTGGGAGCCTCAGCTGATCAAAGAGATTGAAAAAGGGATCGCAAATGCCGGCTTAGGTGTGACGCCATCCAATGACGGCAAGATCATTCGAGTTCCTCTTCCCCCACTGACTGAAGAACGGCGAAAAGAATTGACGAAGGTGTGTAAGAAGCATGGAGAAGAAACGAAAGTACAGATCCGGGGGTTCCGAAGAGAAGCAAATGAAGAGTTGAAGAAACTCCAAAAAGATGCGAAGCTCACCGAGGACGAATTACGAAAGGCCGAACACGAGACGCAGAAACTTATCGAACAGTACGGACAAAAGATCGATGACATCATCAAGAAAAAGGAACAGGAAATCATGGAAGTGTAG
- the rpsB gene encoding 30S ribosomal protein S2, translating into MGVVAIKELLEAGVHFGHQTNRWNPKMKKFLFGERSGIYIIDLQQTLARMEQAYTFVRDLVAAGDSILFVGTKRQAAEILEEEAKRANMYFVNQRWLGGMLTNFQTIRRSIDKMKKMETTLLNPSEHGLKKKEILLMQKDIAKLQKYLSGIKNMRSLPGAVFVLDTRIEKIAVQEATRLDIPVIAILDSNCDPDHITYPIPGNDDAIRSIKLITSKIADACIEGAHVKAQREEAEFQATPASGGERKPAARSEGVAVS; encoded by the coding sequence ATGGGGGTAGTAGCTATCAAGGAATTGTTGGAAGCCGGTGTGCATTTCGGACATCAGACCAATCGCTGGAATCCCAAGATGAAGAAGTTTCTCTTTGGTGAACGCAGCGGTATTTATATCATCGACTTACAACAGACCCTCGCACGGATGGAACAAGCCTATACCTTCGTGAGGGATCTCGTCGCAGCCGGCGATTCAATCCTCTTTGTCGGAACAAAGCGGCAGGCCGCAGAGATCCTGGAGGAAGAAGCGAAGCGGGCCAACATGTACTTCGTGAATCAACGGTGGTTGGGAGGAATGTTGACCAATTTCCAGACCATTCGCCGGAGTATCGATAAAATGAAGAAGATGGAAACGACCTTGCTCAACCCAAGCGAGCATGGCCTGAAAAAGAAAGAAATCCTTCTCATGCAGAAGGATATTGCCAAGCTCCAAAAGTACTTGTCCGGCATCAAGAATATGCGCAGTCTGCCGGGAGCGGTTTTTGTGCTCGATACGCGGATCGAAAAGATTGCCGTTCAGGAAGCGACGCGTCTTGATATTCCGGTCATTGCGATTCTGGACAGCAACTGCGACCCGGATCACATCACCTATCCGATTCCAGGGAATGACGATGCGATCCGTTCCATCAAGCTGATTACGTCAAAAATTGCCGATGCCTGCATCGAAGGTGCCCATGTGAAAGCACAGCGCGAAGAGGCCGAGTTCCAAGCAACCCCTGCGTCTGGCGGGGAGAGGAAGCCGGCGGCTCGATCCGAGGGTGTGGCTGTATCATAA
- a CDS encoding bifunctional nuclease family protein, whose translation MDGSSLPGSGPLIQLVVDRVVEDPATDTRIVVLARKDGDLDHFMVWVGASEGEAIKRALDTSVTARPMSHDLIKSCGEHLGITTERVVLTDVKSSTYYATVFLENKGVTRTLDARPSDAIALALRCQAPIYVTQDVWQRRSGQQLDAWLSKLETKNMGAQEV comes from the coding sequence ATGGACGGTAGCTCACTACCAGGTTCTGGACCGTTGATCCAGCTTGTGGTCGATCGCGTGGTCGAAGATCCTGCCACGGATACGAGGATCGTGGTGTTGGCTCGGAAGGACGGTGACCTTGATCACTTTATGGTATGGGTCGGAGCCTCAGAAGGCGAAGCGATCAAACGGGCGTTGGATACATCGGTGACTGCACGACCTATGAGTCATGATCTGATCAAGAGTTGTGGTGAACATCTTGGGATCACCACGGAACGTGTAGTCCTGACCGACGTCAAGAGCAGTACATACTATGCAACGGTCTTCCTTGAAAATAAGGGGGTGACCCGTACCCTTGATGCACGTCCCAGCGATGCTATTGCCTTAGCCTTGCGCTGTCAGGCTCCTATCTATGTTACTCAAGATGTATGGCAACGTCGGAGCGGGCAACAGTTGGACGCGTGGTTGTCGAAATTGGAAACAAAAAATATGGGTGCGCAGGAAGTGTAA
- a CDS encoding outer membrane protein transport protein, protein MLTRKIQYDFIAGSFNTWAGHLLLILVAITWCSSPAFAQIPRIQGQGAPASGMGNAFAAQADNPSALYYNPAGMTQLRGVQVMGGALFVGGPLDHRSPSGLTTSGDHNGVVAVPPPGHAYITANLQGLGPAWLDKLTVGVGVTTPFGAATRWADTAPFSATATFSTLPLFDIKPTFAYQLLPDLSIGTGLDIYTFSGLFGEGHAEFHRILPPGNRVELNGKDTALGFNVGVLYTALRNEDDRPLVNIAVVYRSQATLHLDGVQLANGAKVRDTTTTLVLPQVITGGIAVWPVRNCEREWKLELNVDYIGWKSVKNLDLRQPDGTVFLQQPQNWKSTYAILVGTEYRWLNLDRFPGWEVAVRGGYSNLQSQVPDSTFNPGIPSADLHIISSGVGWVCKGSGSFFGLTTCGNLGVGPVKPQSVGIDLSYQVGLYEPRTVSGNTGPRVGVNGFYENTVHTGGISIRASF, encoded by the coding sequence ATGCTTACCAGAAAAATCCAATATGACTTCATAGCCGGGTCTTTCAATACATGGGCAGGGCACCTTCTCCTCATCCTTGTCGCCATCACGTGGTGTTCTTCACCCGCGTTTGCTCAGATACCAAGAATTCAAGGTCAGGGTGCCCCTGCATCCGGGATGGGTAATGCCTTTGCTGCCCAGGCCGACAACCCGTCTGCGTTGTATTACAACCCGGCGGGAATGACACAGCTCCGTGGTGTGCAAGTCATGGGGGGAGCGCTTTTCGTTGGTGGGCCGCTCGACCACAGGAGTCCGAGTGGCCTCACGACGTCCGGCGACCACAATGGCGTTGTTGCTGTACCTCCGCCAGGGCATGCGTATATCACGGCCAATTTGCAGGGGCTTGGTCCTGCGTGGCTTGATAAGCTTACCGTGGGGGTTGGCGTGACCACTCCGTTTGGGGCAGCTACACGGTGGGCTGACACTGCTCCTTTTAGTGCGACCGCTACCTTCAGTACATTGCCGTTATTCGATATTAAGCCGACATTCGCGTATCAGCTTCTTCCGGATCTTTCGATCGGGACAGGCCTGGATATCTACACCTTCTCAGGACTTTTTGGAGAAGGTCATGCCGAATTTCATCGAATTCTCCCCCCTGGAAATAGAGTGGAATTGAATGGGAAGGATACGGCGCTTGGCTTTAACGTCGGTGTGCTCTACACCGCGTTGCGAAATGAAGACGATCGCCCGCTTGTGAACATCGCTGTGGTGTACCGGAGTCAGGCCACACTTCATTTGGATGGGGTTCAATTGGCCAATGGTGCAAAGGTGCGAGATACCACGACCACGTTGGTACTCCCTCAAGTCATCACGGGTGGTATCGCGGTGTGGCCCGTGAGAAATTGTGAACGCGAGTGGAAACTCGAATTGAACGTAGATTATATCGGTTGGAAATCGGTCAAAAACTTAGATCTCCGGCAACCCGACGGAACGGTCTTTCTTCAACAACCGCAAAATTGGAAAAGTACCTACGCCATTCTGGTTGGCACCGAATATCGATGGCTGAATCTTGATCGATTTCCGGGGTGGGAAGTCGCGGTGCGAGGCGGATATTCAAATCTGCAGTCACAAGTCCCGGACTCCACCTTCAATCCAGGAATTCCATCAGCCGACCTCCATATCATTTCCTCAGGTGTGGGATGGGTTTGCAAGGGGAGTGGATCGTTCTTCGGCCTGACAACGTGCGGAAATTTGGGAGTGGGACCCGTAAAACCACAGTCTGTGGGCATAGACCTCTCGTATCAGGTAGGGCTCTACGAACCCAGAACGGTCTCGGGGAATACCGGACCGCGAGTCGGAGTCAATGGGTTCTACGAAAATACTGTGCATACCGGGGGAATTTCCATCCGCGCCAGCTTCTGA
- the argJ gene encoding bifunctional glutamate N-acetyltransferase/amino-acid acetyltransferase ArgJ, with amino-acid sequence MKTKQTGITAPQGFQAAGIHCGIKKPGLLDLALCVSEVSGPIAGVFTRNRVAAAPVILDRRHLRYRCGRAIIVNSGNANACTGAQGLVSATAMARTVAQQLAIPRHQVFVGSTGVIGRTLPIDRITAAMPSLFSRLSVKGGAQAAQAILTTDLRPKTVSVQARIGGRMITIGGMAKGSGMIHPDMATMLGYLTTDAAITPPALQQALRAAADESFNCITVDGDTSTNDTVLCLANGLARNRVIEPQSRAYHDFERLLTEAAQTLALLICRDGEGVTKIVKVLVEGATTVAAAKRVAATIATSNLVKTALFGEDANWGRVMAAIGRAGVAVNPAKVMVSFDDIQMVRQGVGMGLAAEQKIAQVFKRKAFTIAVHLGLGTARAHMWTTDLSYDYVRINASYRS; translated from the coding sequence ATGAAAACTAAACAGACAGGCATTACCGCCCCGCAAGGCTTTCAAGCGGCCGGCATCCATTGTGGGATTAAGAAACCTGGACTCCTCGATCTTGCATTGTGTGTATCGGAGGTGAGCGGACCAATTGCCGGAGTCTTCACGAGGAATCGTGTCGCCGCCGCTCCGGTGATCCTCGACCGTCGCCATCTTCGGTACCGTTGCGGGCGTGCGATCATTGTGAACAGTGGGAATGCCAATGCCTGCACGGGAGCTCAGGGGTTGGTCTCAGCCACGGCGATGGCGAGAACGGTTGCGCAGCAGCTCGCGATCCCTCGTCATCAAGTCTTTGTGGGATCGACCGGCGTAATCGGGCGCACACTCCCGATTGACCGCATTACAGCGGCGATGCCCAGCTTATTCTCACGTCTCAGTGTGAAGGGTGGCGCTCAAGCAGCTCAGGCCATCTTGACCACGGACTTACGCCCTAAGACCGTCTCGGTACAAGCAAGAATTGGCGGCCGTATGATCACGATCGGGGGGATGGCCAAAGGCTCGGGTATGATCCATCCCGATATGGCCACGATGCTGGGGTATTTGACGACCGATGCTGCCATCACACCTCCTGCTCTGCAACAGGCCCTGAGGGCCGCAGCTGACGAGTCATTCAACTGTATCACCGTGGATGGGGACACCAGCACGAATGATACAGTTCTGTGTTTAGCGAATGGGCTTGCACGGAATCGGGTGATTGAACCGCAGAGTCGGGCCTATCACGATTTCGAGCGTCTGCTGACCGAGGCCGCACAGACCTTGGCCTTACTCATCTGTCGTGACGGAGAAGGCGTGACCAAGATCGTCAAGGTACTGGTTGAAGGGGCCACGACGGTTGCTGCAGCGAAGCGCGTTGCGGCAACCATTGCGACCTCGAATTTGGTGAAGACCGCTCTCTTCGGAGAGGATGCGAATTGGGGGCGAGTCATGGCAGCCATCGGACGAGCCGGTGTCGCGGTGAACCCTGCCAAGGTGATGGTCAGTTTCGACGATATTCAGATGGTGAGGCAGGGCGTCGGGATGGGACTTGCTGCCGAGCAGAAAATCGCACAGGTCTTCAAACGGAAAGCGTTTACCATCGCGGTCCATCTTGGCCTGGGTACGGCACGAGCCCATATGTGGACCACGGATCTTTCGTATGATTATGTGCGCATCAACGCAAGTTATCGATCCTAG
- the alr gene encoding alanine racemase: MTRSFHPTFATVDLAALSHNLFQIRKCLAPGCVIMPVIKANAYGHGAIETARALIRQGVSHLAVFSIEEAIALRQAEIAGALVVLGPFFPQQVEDLMAYRLTPVVSDRSVLEVLTHATRSRPAPYPIHLKIETGMNRLGLTQRDLETLINKHRFPSSLLLEGLMSHLADSDGIGQDTTETQIGRFNKALKVARDGGHAVPLVHLSNSAAIIRFPSAHYTMVRPGIMLYGYHTLPSTVPVPDLQPILSLKTCIAQLRLIQPDDRVSYNGTFIARRSTRIAILPIGYADGLSRRLSNRGVVLVRGQRVPIVGLVCMDMVMVDVTTVPDAMVGDEVVVIGQQGREKITATDIAEWTGTIPYEVLCAISPRVPRRYHSS, from the coding sequence ATGACCCGGAGTTTTCACCCAACTTTTGCGACCGTCGACCTGGCCGCCCTAAGTCACAATCTTTTCCAGATTCGAAAGTGTCTTGCCCCTGGCTGTGTCATCATGCCGGTGATTAAGGCCAACGCCTATGGGCATGGGGCCATCGAAACCGCGCGGGCGCTCATTCGCCAGGGGGTATCGCATCTCGCGGTGTTTTCAATCGAGGAAGCGATCGCACTGCGTCAAGCCGAAATCGCGGGAGCACTCGTCGTACTGGGTCCGTTCTTCCCACAACAGGTCGAAGACCTCATGGCCTACCGACTGACTCCGGTCGTGAGCGATCGGTCCGTACTCGAGGTGCTGACTCATGCCACTCGCTCACGACCGGCTCCCTACCCGATTCATCTCAAAATCGAGACCGGCATGAATCGGTTGGGGCTGACGCAGCGTGATCTTGAGACTCTGATCAACAAGCACAGGTTTCCCTCTTCTCTGCTACTAGAAGGACTCATGTCGCATCTGGCTGATAGTGACGGTATTGGGCAAGACACTACTGAAACACAGATCGGCCGATTCAACAAAGCCCTGAAAGTCGCTCGTGACGGAGGACATGCGGTTCCGCTGGTTCATCTGTCGAATAGCGCCGCTATCATTCGATTTCCATCAGCACACTATACGATGGTCCGTCCTGGTATCATGCTGTACGGTTACCACACGCTTCCGAGCACGGTACCGGTGCCTGACTTGCAACCGATCCTCTCGCTCAAGACCTGCATCGCCCAACTCCGTCTTATTCAACCAGATGATCGTGTGAGCTATAACGGTACCTTCATTGCACGGAGATCCACACGTATCGCCATTCTTCCGATCGGTTATGCCGATGGATTAAGCCGGCGTCTCTCGAATCGTGGAGTCGTTCTCGTTCGGGGCCAACGTGTTCCGATCGTCGGACTGGTCTGTATGGATATGGTGATGGTAGACGTCACCACCGTCCCTGATGCGATGGTCGGTGATGAGGTCGTCGTTATCGGCCAGCAAGGAAGAGAAAAGATCACGGCAACGGATATCGCCGAGTGGACAGGAACGATCCCCTACGAGGTCTTATGTGCGATCAGCCCAAGAGTTCCAAGACGCTATCACTCTTCGTAG